The segment GTATTTTTATCACAGATTGAAGTCCACATATTAATGAATTTAAATTTAGTTTTTTTTCGAGTTCTACTAATATTTCAACATCACGAAATATATATGCTAAAAACTTTTCAAAGTCTTTTCTATAATTTAAAAATCCTTTGTATTCAGTTTTTCCTTTTATATCATGAAATTTTGCTATATTATCTAATTTATATGAGTTTGGTTGAGCTAACATAAATTTTTTATATAAATCCATATAATCGAGTAAATTTATGCCTGGAATTACATTTTTGTATATGAATCCGCCAGGAAGTTTTTTATATGAAGAAAAAGGTTTTAGTTTTTCAATAGAAGAAATTTCAATATTAAATTTTCTTGCTCTATTTATGATATAAGGAATATCAAAACCATCAGAATACCAACCGCTTATTATGTCAGGATTTTGTTCTTTTATTAAATTATTAAAATAATTTAATAGATCTTCTTCTCTTTTAAAGTATTTTATATTGTTTGTATTTTTTAAGTTTTGATTAATATTTGGCTGTAATACTAAAGCGTAATAATCTTTTATATAAGAATCATAATAAGCAATAGAAATTATAGTTCCATCAGCAGAAATGGAAATGGGTATGTTTTTATTATATGATTTATTTTCATTTTCTTCAACTTCTATATCGAGATACCATATTTTTTTATCAGAAATTTTATCAGAAATTTCTCCTTCGAATATGTCCATTATATTGTAACCATAAATTTTTTTACCTTTTTCTTCTATTTCTTTTATGATTTTGCTAAATTTATAAAAAGATACTTTTTCATTGAATACAGTTCTTATTATATTTATATTGAAGACATCTTTCCAACCAGACTCCACATTTTTAATATATTTTTTATCGAGTCTATTTATATAAAGAATTTTTTTGATTATTGCCAAGTCTTTTTCTTCAAATAAAAGATTGAAATTATTTTCTTTTTTTATCCATTTAGAATTTACTCCAGTTTTAAAGTATATATTCCTTGTTAAATTATTTTGCCATATTGCAGTAACTCTCATAAAGGATCAACCTCCTTTTATACTATTATATACTTTTTAGATTTAAAAAAGAAATTAATTAAATTAAGATATAAATTAGTTATTAGTAAAAATGATACAATTATATTGAAACTAAATATTCATTAATGATGAAATAAAAAAGGTGATTATTCATGAACATTAATTTTAAAGATTATGTTAGAGAAATGGATTTAATACCAAAATATATTTATTTTAGGGATATTGAAAATATTCCTAAAGATTCTTCTGTCATGAAAGAATTAAGAAAAAATTTATTAATGCATTTTCATATAAAAAAATTATAAATTTACAATTAGAAGATGGTTCTTGGGGAAATTTTCATAGCTTAAGCATTTCTTTTAATAATAATTATAATGTTGAAAGTGCATTGAGAAGACTTTTAATTCTCGGGCTTGATTTGGATGATGAACCGATTTATAGATGTTTTAATTATCTCATAGGTTTTTTAAAGAATGAACATGAATTAAGAGATAGAAAAGAAAAAAAACATGATTGGAATTTATTGATGAAATTATTTGTTTCAACTTGGATAGAAATTTTAGATCCCAATAATTACTTTACAAAAAATATTGTTGATAATTGGGTAAATATAATAACAGAAACTTTTAAAAATGGATATTATGATGAAAAAAAATATTTAAAAATTTATAAAGAAATTTTAAATCCAGAAGATAAAAAGTGTATATGGGGATTAAAAAACTTTTATGTAGTATCTTTAATGGCAGAAAAATTAAATCCTGAAATTGAATTTTATTTTCTTGAATATATTTTTAATTCTAATGATGGAATATATTATATTTATGATGATAATTTAAATGAATTTCCCATCGATTTTAAATCTAAGAAAGCTAGTAGACTTATATATGCGTATGAAATTCTTTCAAAATATTCTGGAATAAAGAGTAGGGTTAAAAATTTTAAAAATTGGATATATTAAAATTTAGAGGAAAATTTTTGGGATTTAGGTAAAATAAACCGTGATTTGATACATTTTCCCCTCTCGGATTCTTGGCGAAAAAATTTGAATAGAAAAATAGATAGTACTTTAAGAATTTTAAATCTTATGAATAAAATTTAAGTGTATAATTTGTTTGTAAGAATTAAACTTTAAATTTGATATTTGATATGAGGTGTATTATGGTTTTTCTTAGAATTATAAGTTTTTATCTTTTTGTCGCGGTTTTGATAACTTCTTTTCTTTTGTCTATAACATATTCAAAGGGAAAAAGGGGAGATCTTAAAAGTTTTTTTATGCTTTCTTTAAGTTTAGATATATATATGCTTGGGTATTTGATGGAACTCAATAGTAAAAATATTTCAGATATGATATTTTGGAATCAGATTCAATATATTGGTATACCATTTTTTCCAGCTTTTTGGCTTTTAGCTTGTTTAACATACGCAAAGTATAGAATAAGCTTTAAAAATATATTTTTTATAATGATAATACCTTTTATGACCTTTTTTATTAGATTGACAAATCAATTTCACAATTTTTATTATAAAGAATTGAGTGTTAGGGCTTTTGATGGTATAGACCTTTTATATATTGAAAAAGGTCCATGGTATTATGTTCAAAGTGCATATATAATTTTTGCAATATTTCTTTCATCCCTTTTGATATGGAGAGTTTATATTAAAAGAACTTTTGAGGATAAAAAGAGGTTAGAAATAGTTTTTGTTGGAACTTCTATTCCTTATTTAGGGTTATTATTATTGATGCAAAAATTTTGGAATACCGGTATAGATTGGATGGCTTTGTTTTTGCCTGTATCATTATTTATAATATCCTATGCTTTTTTGAAATATGATTTTTTAGAAATAAAGACATTTGCAAGAGAAAATATTTTTGAGAACAGTTCTTATGGAATTATTTTGTTGAGTAATGATGATAAAATAGTTGATTATAACATAAAAGGTAAAGATTATGGAAGAATAATAGAGATAATCAAATTAACTTCTGATAAAAAGAAAAATTTTAAAATAGATAAAATAATTTTAAAGTCTTTATCTGAAAATAAAAAAATAAAATTAGATGTTTTACATAACGGAGAAAAAATATTTTTTGAATTGGAGTTTAGAAATTTAACTGGAGATAATGATATATTGATGGGTAAGGTTATCTATATTAAAGATATAATTCAATTTGAATTATTAAATTTAAAATTACAAATTTTAGCAAATATAGATGAATTAAGTGATTTAAAGAATAGAAGAGCTTATATCAAAGAGTCTTTAGACTTATATAAATTTGCTTTTGAAAATAATATGAATTATTCAGTTACAATGATAGATATAGATTTTTTTAAAAAAGTTAATGATTCTTTTGGACATGCCTGTGGAGACTATGTTATTAAAGAGTTTGGACATCTTATGAAAAAATATTTTGATGGAAATGAAATATATGGAAGACTTGGTGGTGAAGAATTTGCCATTACTATTTGCAATGAAGATAGTAATTATATTTATAAAAGAGTAGATGATTTTAGAAAAATTATTGAAAATTATAATTTTAATTTTAAGAATAATAGTTTTAAGATAAGCATAAGTATCGGAATTGCTTTCAATGAAGATTTTGTATATTCTTTTGAAGAACTTTTGAATTATTCTGATAAGCTTTTATATGAGGTTAAAAATTCTGGAAGAAATAAAACATATATAAAAGAGATGAAATTTTAAATTTCATCTCTTTTTAATTATTTTAAAACTTTAATTTATCTATATTTTTTATTTTCTTAAAGAATTAGAAATTTTAGTACCAGCTATTTGTATTATTTGAGTTAATATTATCAGTATAATA is part of the Oceanotoga teriensis genome and harbors:
- a CDS encoding histidine kinase N-terminal 7TM domain-containing diguanylate cyclase, coding for MVFLRIISFYLFVAVLITSFLLSITYSKGKRGDLKSFFMLSLSLDIYMLGYLMELNSKNISDMIFWNQIQYIGIPFFPAFWLLACLTYAKYRISFKNIFFIMIIPFMTFFIRLTNQFHNFYYKELSVRAFDGIDLLYIEKGPWYYVQSAYIIFAIFLSSLLIWRVYIKRTFEDKKRLEIVFVGTSIPYLGLLLLMQKFWNTGIDWMALFLPVSLFIISYAFLKYDFLEIKTFARENIFENSSYGIILLSNDDKIVDYNIKGKDYGRIIEIIKLTSDKKKNFKIDKIILKSLSENKKIKLDVLHNGEKIFFELEFRNLTGDNDILMGKVIYIKDIIQFELLNLKLQILANIDELSDLKNRRAYIKESLDLYKFAFENNMNYSVTMIDIDFFKKVNDSFGHACGDYVIKEFGHLMKKYFDGNEIYGRLGGEEFAITICNEDSNYIYKRVDDFRKIIENYNFNFKNNSFKISISIGIAFNEDFVYSFEELLNYSDKLLYEVKNSGRNKTYIKEMKF